The genomic interval GGTGTTCGCCTCGATCGGCAACATCCCGGCCCGGCAGGCCGAGGCGGTGGCCATGCGCTGCTTCGGCGGCGAACCCGCTACGGAACGCGGATTCGCACGGAGCGTCCCCGCCGCGACGGAGCCGTTCCGCAAAACGGTGTGCAGGCATACGCACCAGACCCACTGCATCGTCGGCTGCCGGGCCTGCGGCATCGGCGACGGGCGGCGGCTGCCGCTGGCCCTCGTAGTGAACATCCTCGGAGGACCGAGCGCCAACTCGCTGCTGAACACCACGATCCGCGAAAAACACGGGCTGTCGTACAACATCGAGGCCAGCTATACGCCTTACAGCGATGCGGGAATCGTGGCGATCTACTTCAGTTCGGACCACCACAACGCCGCGCGGTGCATCGAGCTCGTCGAGGAGCAACTGCACCGGCTCCGCACCCAGCCGCTCACGGCCCGGAGGCTCTCGATGGCCAAAAAGCAGTTCGTAGCCCAACTGGCGATCTCGAGCGAGAACAACGAAAGCTACATGCTCGGCGCGGGCAAAAGCCTGCTCGTCCACGACGAGGTGGACACGATGAAGGAGGTTTACGCCAAGATCCGCGCCCTGACGGCCGAACAGCTCATGGAAGCCGCGGCGGAGACCTTCTCCGGCACGTCGCGGCTCGTCTGGGGCGGCGAATAGGACAACACATCCGGCCGCCGCACGAAGGCGGCCGTACAAAACACGATACACGATGGACAGGAAAACGGTTTATTTCGTCCTGCTGGACGATTTCGCGGACTGGGAGGCGGCGTTTCTCGCCCCGGCCCTCCGCACAGGCGTCATGCCGGGCCGCGAAGGGCGGTACGAAGTGAAGTACGCAGCGCCGGGCGGGCGGACGGTGCATTCGCTGGGCGGACTGACCGTCACGCCGGACTGCGACACGACGACGCTGCCCGACGACTGCGCCGCGCTGGTGCTCGTCGGCGGCATGAGCTGGAGGAAACCCGAAGCCGAACCGGTCGCCGGTACGGTGCGCGAGGCGCTGTCGCGCGGTCTTACGGTCGGTGCGATCTGCAACGCCGTATCGTTCCTGGCGGCGCACGGGCTGCTCAACGACCGGCGCCACACGGGCAACACGCTCGCCATGCTGCGCGAGTGGGGCGGCGAACACTACACGGGCGAGGCGCTCTACGAGGAGCGGCAGGCCGTGCGCGACGGCCTTCTGGTGACGGCCAACGGTACGGGATACCTCGAATTCACGCGCGAATGCCTCGCGGCGCTCGAGGCCGACACCCCGGAGGCCATCGCCGCTTCGTATGCGTTCAACAAGGAGGGACTCTGCAAGGCATAGGATGGACGCGCTCGAACGTTACATTCACGACCTGTCGGCCCCCGAGGAGCCGCTGCTGCACGAACTGGACCGCGAGACGAATCTGCGGGCCGTGGCGCCGCGGATGCTCTCGGGACACATCCAGGGCCGGCTGCTGGAAATGCTCGTACGGATGGCGCAGCCGCAGCGGGTGCTCGAAATCGGCACGTTCACGGGGTATTCGGCCCTCTCGATGGCCGCAGGACTGGAGGAAGGAGCCGAACTGCACAC from Alistipes dispar carries:
- a CDS encoding M16 family metallopeptidase, whose amino-acid sequence is MEFYTYRLPNGIRGIHRQVKGAVAHCALVVDAGSRDERTDEYGLAHFTEHAFFKGTQRRRAWQVNCRLENLGGELNAFTTKEDTTIHATTLRSDFPKAAELIADVAFRSVYPDRELEREKEVIADEINTYKDSPADMIYDTFEDMLFAGSELGHNILGRKAALMRYDGDAIRRFTARTHTTDRMVFASIGNIPARQAEAVAMRCFGGEPATERGFARSVPAATEPFRKTVCRHTHQTHCIVGCRACGIGDGRRLPLALVVNILGGPSANSLLNTTIREKHGLSYNIEASYTPYSDAGIVAIYFSSDHHNAARCIELVEEQLHRLRTQPLTARRLSMAKKQFVAQLAISSENNESYMLGAGKSLLVHDEVDTMKEVYAKIRALTAEQLMEAAAETFSGTSRLVWGGE
- a CDS encoding type 1 glutamine amidotransferase family protein, with amino-acid sequence MDRKTVYFVLLDDFADWEAAFLAPALRTGVMPGREGRYEVKYAAPGGRTVHSLGGLTVTPDCDTTTLPDDCAALVLVGGMSWRKPEAEPVAGTVREALSRGLTVGAICNAVSFLAAHGLLNDRRHTGNTLAMLREWGGEHYTGEALYEERQAVRDGLLVTANGTGYLEFTRECLAALEADTPEAIAASYAFNKEGLCKA